A window of Oncorhynchus kisutch isolate 150728-3 linkage group LG23, Okis_V2, whole genome shotgun sequence genomic DNA:
aaatgattaGGAGCAGTGTTCATTTTCCTGTATTCCCACGAGGACATTACGAAAATATGCAAATCAAACACTGATCCATCCAAGGCATTGTTCTCCTATGACAATACTAATCAGCTAGATAATTTGTGTATATTCCAATTAATTGTTTCTGGTGTCTTCCATTAATCTCTCACACATTACAACGTTTCAAATACTGGATGGATGCTATACAATGATACCAATCCTGAACATTACATTCATTATCTGGTGTGGCCTCCTTAAATGAATCAATTTGCTCAAATCTTGTTGATTCTAGATAcagatttgtaaaaatgtctgaaTAAACAACAAGGTCATTATAAAAGAGTCATAGAATAGTAGTATTGTAAAAACGATTCAAAATGAATACTAGTTCAGAAGACTGGCTAATAGGTAAACTACTGTAAAGATTACTTGATTACCCTTTACTATAATTTTCATGAATAAGCTTATACATGTTTTATAAATTATTACCATTATGTGCCATAATTGCTTATGAATTGGGATTCTTATAATGTTTCTAAATTATTATGCATGTTTACAAATAATGACATTTTAGATAcacaatatataaacatgtataATATGTATGAATGCTTATTCATTAAACGATTATACAGTGTTACCAATTACTCTACATACTGCAATTTCATATTGTGTTTCTCACTGACTCAGTTCGTCCTATAAATGGCCAATTAAATTACTACCGGGAGCATGTAAAGGCCCCAAGTAACAACGCTTGTCTCAACAAACCACTGGATGGGTCAAAAGTGTAGGATAACAGTTTCTAGGGGGTTTCAGTGACCCACAATCATTGCACTGATCAAAGAGAATACATTTCAAGTCAACATCCTCAGCCAACTGCAGTAGAGCTAAGAACCAAGCAAACAGTCCTCTAATTCTCTATCTAAATGGGTAACCTATTACTATGTCAGAATAAGGTATGCTCCTGAAAAAGCCCATGATAGGAACTGCAAGGAGAACAGTATGTggtcacctagctatcttaaggtgAATGCACTAGTTaaatgtaagtcactctggaaaagagcgtctgctaaatgattgaAATGTAAAATGTCATCCTTACCTCAAACACTATTTATTTTTACTGTCATGTTCATGTTTGTGTTCCCTTACCAGATCTTTAGATCTTCTTTAAGTCAGTCCTTTCCTCTTCCATGCCAATAACTTGTTACCTGACATCAGGCTTGAGCTTATTCAACCACCTCTGAAGAAGCTGCCACACTGCTGGTATTACTTTCTATGACCTATATGTTTAACAGAGTCCAATACTTTAATATTGTGAAACATTCTGTATATAACATTTGCATGAATAGGTTGAGCAAGCTTAGTCAAAAAATGTGATAATGATAGGCTATAGGTCAGACCCTATTGGTCACGTGCATGTGATGCATACATGTTTCACctaaagagagcaagggttgagggaattgggaatgtttttcctaaacaaatcAGGGATTTTGGTAACAGAACTTTTCAGTCATAAATGGCTTTAATTAaatactgttgatgttctgtggtggtcgctgcagcaaaGAGAGGTGCTAGTCACACCGTCACTCGCTGTCAATTTTTTCAGCAAGTCGAACtccctctagtcatttgtgtgtcttaattatttaatcaaacagtaggcttaaagcatcagacaagctcagtgcatatagtttatttgattaaaacacataggatgtGTCTATGGTAGGTTTCTCAAAAACAAAACGAACTggtaacagacaaacagagaacacaggtaaaaatgcactggggataatggggaagattgttgacacctggagggaggtggaggcaagcacaaagacaggtgaaacagatcagggtgtgacatatataatatacactgtatatatttcctcatacagatgaagtcggaagtttacatacacttaggttggagtcattaaaacttgtttttcaaccactccacaaatgtattgttaacaaactatagtttgggcaagtctacaaactatagtttaggacatctactttatgcatgacacaagtcattcttccaacaattgtttacagacagactatttcacttataattcactgcatcagaattccagtgggtcagaagtttacatacactaagttgactgtgcctttaaacagcttggaaaattccagaaaatgaagcttctgataggctaattgacataatttgagtcaattggaggtgtacctgtggatgtatttcaaggcctaccttcaaactctgtgactctttgcttgacatcatggggaaatcaaaataaatcagccaagaactcagaagaaaattgtagacctccacaagtctgattcatccatcggagcaatttccaaatgcttgaaggtaccatgttcatctgtacaaacaatagtacgcaagtataaacaccatgggaccacgcagtcatcataccgctcaggaaggagacgcgttctgtctcctagagataaacttactttggtgtgaaaagtgcaaatcaatcccagaacaacagcaaataaccttctgaagatgctggaggaaacaggtacaaaattatctatatccatagtaaaacgagtcctatatcgacataacctaaaaggccgctcagcaaggacgaagccactgctccaaaacctccataaaaaagccagactgcggtttgcaactgcacatggggacaaagattgtactttttggagaaatgtccaatggtctgatgaaacacaaatataactttttggccataatgaccatcgttatgtttggaggaaaaagagggatgcttgcaagccgaagaacaccaacccaaccgtgaagcacgaggttggcagcatcatgttgtgtgggtgcttacctgcaggagggactggtgcatttcacaaagtagatggcatcatgaagatggaaaagtatgtggatatattgaagcaacatctcaagacatcagtcaggaagttaaagcttggtagcaaatgggtcttccaaatggacaatgatcccaacgatactttcaaagttgtggcaaaatagctttaaggacaacaaagtcaaagtattggagtggccatcaaaaagccctgacctcaatcctatagaagatttgtggtcagaactgaaaaggcgtgtgtgagcaaggaggtctacaaacctgactcagttacaccagctatgtcaggaggaatcggccaaaattcacccaacttattgtgggaagcttgtggaaggctacccgaaacgttggacccaagttaaacaatgtaaaggcaatgctaccaaatactaattgagtgtatgtaaacttctgacctactgggaatgtgatgaaagaaataaaagctgaaataaatcattttctctactattatcctgacatttcaaattcttaaaataaagtggtgatcctaactgacctaagacagggaatttttactaggattaaatgtcaggaattgtggagaactgagttaaatgtatttggataaggtgtatgtaaacttttgacttccaactgtatatactgtatatttgttttACTTAGTTTTTTTGCTGCCTCTTGGGCCCCCCACGGGCCTGGCCCCAGGGCCTTCAGCCCCGGTAAGCCCCTGCATTAATCCGACCCTGACAATACTGATACTAGAAGCATAACTTCTTCATTTTTTTATATGATTGGCCCACCTAACATGCATTTGTAATAACTCTCAATTTATGAATGCATCCACATCACCAATTCTCTTCATTTGGGGTGCATTTGTTtcgctaatctcatgctattttacaccttttgccatgaggctgagagaattgATGCTGTTTTCGAGTGTTGCTGTTTTAGAGTGAAATATTAGTAATTTTTATTTGTGTTTACTATTTCTTATTTAATTTGGAAATAGATTAGACCTGAGACATTTAAAATAATTGTAACTAGCATAAGTGTGTATTAGCATCAGTGCATACTTTAGTCTAATCATACAGCTATCAACATAAAATTAtagactcaaatcaaatcaaatcaaagtttatttgtcacatgcgcagaataaaacaggtgtagaccttacagtgcaatgcttacttacaggctctaaccaatagtgcaaaaaaatgtGTTAGGttaacaataggtaagtaaagaaataaaactacAGCAAAcagaaaggctatatacagtagcgaggctttaaaagtagcgaggctacatactgacaccggttagtcaggctgattgaggtagtatgtacatgtagatatggttgaaATTACTATGcacatatgatgaacagagagtagtagtaacttaaaagaggggttggcgggtggtgggtggcaggtggcgggacacaatgcagattgcCCGGTCAGCCAATGTgctggagcactggttggtcggcccaattgaggtagaatgtacatgaatgtatagttaaattgACTAtaaatatatgataaacagagagtagcagcagtgtaaaaagagggtttgggggaggcacacaatgcaaatagtcatttgattacctgttcaggagttttatgacttgggggtaaaaactgttgagaagcccttttgttaaggttagggttatgtttatgagttaggttaaatggttaaggttaggggaatgTTTAGCTAAaagagttagggttaagggaagggttagctaaaagggttaaggttagggttaggagaagggttagctaacatgctaagtagttgcaaagtagatcAAAAGTACGAAGTAGTTGAAATCTTTGGGTTGCTAAACGTTCACTACGCTCATCCACcgtgaccaaccaccctacttcaGTTTTTGCCTAAGGTAACCATCTGTCTCATGTAACCatatgtttactatgttacatctagtgtATGAGACCAGCCTGTATTTGCAGGTGACAATGTTGGATCTCTGTTGCCGTGTTCTTTGCCTTAAAAAAAGCCATATAATAAGATATAAATGCCTTTCAAATATAACTTTACTAAATAATGAATGGTTGTAGTAGTTCTAATGGTTGTAGTAGTTGTAACCTATAATATTGTCAATTTAACTAGAACTAATTCCGTAAGAAAAACAACAGTTTATTCTGCCTGGTCAAAGTGTGCTGTTAATTTAGTTGTCAACCCTTCCTTACTTGCTGAGCTTTATCCTTATTATATAACCAATATCACTCATCTGCCACATTAGTCCTTTGTTTTTGGCAGCCCTCATTGTCCATGATGAAAATCCCTGTCAGGAACACTGGCCTGGGTATTTAAATTGTATAACTTCTCATTAAACAGTAATCAGCAAGCTTCTCTCATTTCAAATCCCAAACCAAGGAACACTATAACTCCCAGACCAGGAAAATAGGTCAAGGCCCATCTAATTTAAATCACTTATACACACATGATACTGTATATCAAGCCTTGTGGCATTACATAAGTCATGTTTAAAAAATCAAGGAGTGACTGGAAATCTTACAGATTGTGGCTCGTACAGATGTATCCATTCAATTGAGGAAAGCATGCCTCACTGTCAACCATATTTGGCCTTTCCCATTTGAATATCATGCCACCACTTTTTGTCACATACTATGGATAGAAAAGTATGACGGGTGGGGTAAATGACTAGCTTATTTAGTTCTATAACTGATAAGATCTTCACATTTCTACTGCAAGGGATCAGTTATATATCTGTGAGACATGAGGGTTAGAATTTAGAGCGGGTAACACAAGGCAACCCATGCCTCTGATATTTACTCCTACTACCAGTAGTGCCGCACCAAATGTCAACACCATCAGCCCCACTTAAAACATCTCTCACACCACAACTCCAAAAGGATGCATGGACATTTAAACATTTGATATTCGTTTTATTGACTGGGATCACAGTAAGTAAAGTAATTGAAAGTTGGGTTACCCTGGCTTTAGTCCATCAAAAGAGGCCTGCATTTTTCTACTTACAGTAACTTGACACTGGGGAAATCACCTGGAAAATCAGCTTCCGAACATGTCCAAAAGGATATGTTTTTTTCGTTAATAAAACATGTGCTTGCATACATATGTTAATAACAAATGTAGTATGCCTAGTCTTGTCGAGCAGAGAGAATGtacatatttatttttcattcataATATAGGCCTAATGCAAGTTAatatcaaatcaagctttatttatacagcacatttcacaCAGGAACACAATGTAATTCATAGcaacaaaataataaaaacaatgaaaataaaaactgaaatatttactacacaacaaacataagaggattaaaaaaaacaaaagaataacaaTAAGAAACTGAACGactaaaaagcaccctaaggaaaagcaagctaaaaaggtgtgttttaagatctcttttaaaaATGTCAACAGTTttgctttgggatagttaaagaCCAGTGCCAGAatacctgagggacctactgggcaCATAACTTTAAACGCATGTCTGGCATCTATTGGGGTGCACAATCATGGATTGATTTACAACCAATAGAATCATCTGAAAATgaattctaaaactcacaggcagaGATCTTAAAActggtgtaatgtgtgctctccgtctggtcttggtcagtacccgtgctgcactattctgtatgttttgcagttgaccaatggctttcttagGTAGAACAGACAGGAGAGCCTTACAGTAGTCAAGcttgcttgtaataaaagcatggatgagtctctctgtatcagcctgagagagaaacggCCACACCGTGGCAATGTTCCAAAGGTCTTATGGGTTCTTACACTGACAGAAATAGTCAGTCATATTTGGAAAGGATAACTAATGCAAACATGATATTCAGCTGACACAGACTGTACTCCTGGTGCTTCCAGTGGTTTATGGGTGTTAATCCCTATTTGTTGATTTCACTGCACATTCTATCAGTAGCAGAACACCTATGGAGCAGAAGGCACTATGAAGAGTTTCCTTTGATACAACCATAGGATTGTCTGGGTCAAGCCCCACTCCTCTTCTGCTCTTCTGGACACAAGTCTTGTAGCCatacatcattttctttcttcCAGTACCTGAGGTAAATCGTCACATTTACATTAGGCCTAATGTATAGAACCACAATTAACATGTGACTTAACAGTGGGCCAGTGTCTATGATAACTGACATCAAAAGGCAGAAAAAGTCTGTGTCACCTTGCTTTGGGTGAAGTCGTCACATTCCCTCAGTGTAAGTACTAAAACCATTCATCTGCACTTCAGGTTCTTCTGAATTGCAGTGATATCAGACAACAGAACATTACCTGACAGGCCAATGACAGGTTGTGGCACCTAGTACAAGTACAGGACAGATTACATTTACATATTTTGGTTTGCAGACCACTGTAAAACTGTCATGTCAAAATTCTGAGAGTAGATTACTTGCATTGTCTTTAACATTAATATATTAATTCAACAGAAAAAAATAAATCAACACACTTCACGGCCTCAGCCGAAATCGGAGGTTTTACAGTACCATTAGATGTTTTCAGGCTGGAGGTATCCATCGATGTTGCTCACTGTCTCTACTGACCAAATGCTTTGTACGTGATTTGTCACAGTGTACCAACTGAGAGGGTTTCAACTCCTGTTCGTGGACGACTGGACGTCATAGCCTCTGACATGGGTCAACACGCCCACACCAATGAATATAAGATTTTGGAGCACACATCAAGTATATCTCTAATGTATTTAAACAGGGTTCTTACCATAAACCTGTCAAACTTCAAGGCTTAAGGCAAATGCAGGGCAACAGTGCCACCATCAGGATCATTTGCCAAGTCCTTTAGTGTCAATTTGAGTCTAGTAGGCAAGAGTTTGAGGGAAATGAGAGAAGAGAATGGGGGGGAGAACCCACACCCTAGCGTTGTACTTACCTTTCTTGCACTAACACTTGTCTGCTTTATTGAGGAAGTTTGCTTACTTTGACTTATGTGGTTGTTGTACCTAGTGCATTCAGTTAGTGAATGCAATAACAGTAAGTTATAACAGTAAGTtactctggataagtgtctgaTAAGTGTCTGATAAATAACTAAAATGGAAATGACTTCACTTTATACTGTATTTACACAGTAGTTATTTTGGTTTGGACTCATTTAAAACGTTCTACTACTTCCAGGTCTAATTTAGAGTAAGTAATGTGTGTACACAGGCAGCAGTTCTAGTACAAAGACAGACACCGCATACATAAGAGGCCCCCAGCCCTCCTCAATATGTGTCATTTTGCCATGGATTGTTTATTGCTTTGATTCAAAGGAGATTCAATTCATAGAAATAGATCACGTTGAAATGTATGCCTTGCAAAACAGTTTTATTAACAGTTATGAACATCTTTATTAAGAACAGCTTTATTAAGCATGGTCATGTTGACTCCCAGATGATCTATCATTTGACAAATGAGAAAGTACATTTCAACAGTCTTGATTTTTCACTTTATCTTGGTTTTGCTAGTCTTTGCGGGAAATGATTTAACATAATACATAGAGAAACATACCACACGTGTAGTTCGAGTGAGAGTAAATAAAGTGATGGTATTTCAATAGCAATAGAAGCCACTATGTTTTGTCATCATAAATGACCAAGGCTTAATTCAAAAGAATGTTGTCAAAAGTTGTCAACGCCGACATCAGCTTTAAAGCTCTACCCCAAGCTTTACATCTAGTTGTAATGGATCACTGGATTCACTCTTTCCCCTCACACTCGTGCTTGATCTGAATGGGGATGACCATGTCACTGGGGAGGATGGTGGTGGTTAAGCCTGGGAGGGGTGCTTCTACCAAGAGAATCCCTTCACCAGACAGAGATGAGCTGACGTGCTGCAAGTCCACACCAGGGGGCAGCCTTCAACAAACCCACAACAACAATCCGCTTACAACACAGACAGGCAAGGACTTGTTTACTGTGATTCAATAGACTGCTTGTCATctgtttttacaaatgtaattaaACCAAGGGAAACCATTTAGAATGCCTTCCTATAGCAATCAACAGCAAAGACGTTCAATTCTTTTGAATTCTTACTTTCATTACCGGTATGTCTTTGTCACAGCATTGTGAGGGACTTTATTTTCTATTAGAACTTACTTGTATTTTCTTGTAAAGCACCTTGAGACTGATCCATGCTCGTCCTCCCTTTCTTCGTGTTGACCTTAAAATATAAGTTGAGACAATAATTGAAGTAATTGAATAAGGAGCTCGTGGACGTGAGACCTCTATAACAATTTTCATCCGTTAATTGTCCAACATTTTTTAGTAACAATTAATATTCAAACTGCCACCATATTCTGGTTTTTCAGATCAGAGAAATAATGTTAGTACCTGTAATCTCCAGGAAGCCCCCCTTGGTTTTGATTGATATCTCCTCTGGTGAAAAGTGATTGACATCCAGTGTGATCCTccagctgtcctgtcctgttctgatCTCTGACACTCCTCCAGACAGTTGTCTCTGAAGTCTGGCTGCGGTCTGGGGTGCCACTGCAGCAGGGGGAGCAGTGCTGGGGGTGAAGAGGGGATGGCGTGTGTACCCTGGCCAGGAGGATGATGCCAGTCTCCTCCTAGCCCAGTCTATCCAGCTCACATCGCCTGGATCCAGGAAAGGAGGGAGGCCAAAGTCCTGCTCCATGATCATGCGGCTAGGCTGTGTCCACTCACGGAAAGGATCCCAGTTTACATCTCGGCGGAAAAGAGGACGCGGTAATACCTTGTTGTGGTCAGCCATGACTTCGGAATGGCCTGAGAGTGGTACTAGGAGGAACAAACTGTTTCCTCTCTTGGTTTTCCCCTGGCTAGCTAATGTAATTTAATCTTTGACTAATTGCAATGACTAAGTTAGGTTTAATGACTTACTCAACACACAAAAGGGCAGCAATATTTTCCCCCAAACAGTTCAGGAAGGCTGGCTCATAGTGGGAAGGACTGCCCTGGACAATCAGACTTTGTTCAGCTGTGGCGCATCACTCACACCCTTTATATACCCAGTTGATCCATTCTAGAACGTATCAAAGAGTAAGTCTTATCCATGGCATGACAATGAGTTGATTGGCATGGTTGGGGCAGTGGTGTTGCTCCTCTGTTGCCCTGGGACCTGGAGAGAATAAATCTTAAGTATGTGTATTTATAGCTCCAAGGCGTAAATGGCAAGTAGTTGGTGGATGACTCAGGGTGCAGCAACGATGGGGTTTCTTCAGCACTTGGCCTCTGCAGTCTTGTCACATACTGGTGCTCTTTGTCTTCTCCATAGTAATCACACCGTTTAGCTATGTACAGGGACAGCATGTCCATTCAGCGCAGAAGCTGCTAAGCAACTCGGCAGCTACTGTAGGAACGAGGGGGAAACTGTTAGTTCCAGCCCCAAACTCCTAAACATGACTTCTCTGGTTAACCCACTGTC
This region includes:
- the LOC109868101 gene encoding heat shock protein beta-1; its protein translation is MADHNKVLPRPLFRRDVNWDPFREWTQPSRMIMEQDFGLPPFLDPGDVSWIDWARRRLASSSWPGYTRHPLFTPSTAPPAAVAPQTAARLQRQLSGGVSEIRTGQDSWRITLDVNHFSPEEISIKTKGGFLEITGQHEEREDEHGSVSRCFTRKYKLPPGVDLQHVSSSLSGEGILLVEAPLPGLTTTILPSDMVIPIQIKHECEGKE